The Lathyrus oleraceus cultivar Zhongwan6 chromosome 5, CAAS_Psat_ZW6_1.0, whole genome shotgun sequence genome includes the window ATTCTTCTTTCTGCCGCCCGATCTCTGTATTGGTTTTTCATTTGCTGGAATAATAAAACAGTAAATGAGTCGAAATCTAACAGATTCGGAAGATGCTCTTTTATGGAGTGAATTACATGGCAATCCCTTCAGCTTCCATAATCAACAAATCATGACAGTTAGAAGACAATTGTTACATATGTTTTACATCCATGTCTATCACTAGAACTATCATTTATTTATGTTTCTCCGTAAGTTGGATATCCATCTATTATACAAGGAACAAAATGCAGCAAGTAATTGTCAGATTTCGATATTACACACCTTGGATGCAGAAAGCTGACTCGGCAACATAGGCAAATCCTTCTCTGtagaaatttcatttgaagtgGACGGAGTACTTTCACCGGACTTGGATACATGTGCGCTATTTGTATTAGACGATAGCTGAGGAAAATCCCAATCTTTTGTAGGATCGGAAGAATCGTAACTTGATAATGAAGCCACATATCTTGCACTAGGATTTCGCAATCTATACACTTGTCCTGATAAAAGAGCATGGCAAGAAGTCACATTCAGTCCAGGAAAGTACTTCTAGTACTACTACGGAAAAATCCTAATACTGCTTCATTTTAAAACATCCAATGCAAGCAATATCCCATGACATGGAGAAAGATATGCAATGGCAAGTATAAGAGTAAAATGCAAACCTGTTTTGACTCGTACCAGATCGAGATGCACTTCACAGATAGGAGCAGATTTAAATTTCTTTTCACCAGATGAGATAGATGGATGTCGCTTTGCAGATTGTTTAACCAGTCTTCCGACCAACTTTACCACCCTACCCTTTTCATCTTTTTTGGAAGCTCTAACCATTTCCCAATCCCACAAGTCCACAACTGGAAACTCTAAAGCCAAATCTTTCCTTGATTCAATGACTTGACCATACTGAGCTCTCCATTTTTCTTCATCCAACAACATGCCTATAATGGTTTACATCAAGCGTCATGCAATCTCATTCATGGTATGATAAAAGTATTATAAAATCCATGCAGAGAAACAAAAGCAATTTATTGGGAACTTGAGGCAAAGTTGATTACTGAATATAGAAGGAAACAAACTCTTGTTAGATACTTGAACCTTCAACGAAACAGCtcattgattcttgtggtgaacTCATAGCGCACATCATAATGATTTATTGGCAAATTATTTCTAAGTATATAGTGTATAGACTGAAATAGTACGTGCTAGTTAATGGTAGACACAAGCTTTAAGATGATTATTTAGATATGCGAGCAAAGGGAAATACCTTCATCTATGGTACTTGTATCAGCTATGTGATTTTCGTCCTCTGGATCTGGGATCCACTCACCTTCTTCAAGTTCATACATATCACTGTAAGCTACAAATTCATCTACAATTCTTTTATCATCAGCCATGCCATTTTCATCCTCTAGGCCCGTGTTCCACTCGCCTTCCACTTCATAAGTGTTGCTGTGAGCTATATATTGAGAAACATATTCATTTAGGAGTGATCTCAGTTATCACTTTTTTTACAGAAAAGTTAAGTAGGCTAAGAACAAACCGTTAGCTTCTAATGTGGAGTTATATCCATCGGTTTCCAGGGGCAGTGTCACTGTATCAGTTGCACTGAGCGCTATGTTGTTGTAGCCAGACAAGTAAAGATCAATAAGCGTGTCCTCCAACCTGTTCATTAGCAAAATGATTAATTCCCTGAATTATCTTGAACTTATAATCATCAAAAGAATAAGAATGCGGAAGGAGGATACCATTCCGATGGTGGTGGAGGGTTTTCACAAGTTGGACTGTTGGTGGAGTTCGGGGCATCTATTACAAAGACATCTACATACTGTAACATTGTTGACAGAACTATCCTTGATAACATGAACATCGATGTTCCATTAAAATAAAACAATACAGTCTGCAGGTTAACATCACTTACCGACCGCAGCTTCCTCAGCCAACGTTCCAGTCCGTTGGTTAGTTTCAAATTCGTTTCCGAGAAAGGAAGGGCAATCCTCATTGTTATTAATGTCATGTATTTGCCGAGGGCTTTCGGATTTGGTTTCCTCGCACACATATGTTTCTTCACAATTATCCTAAGACACATGCAATAAAACTTGAATCACCAACTTGAAATTACAAACAACTATTCATCTAAAGGTAATGTAAAGGAATTAGAAGGCTAAACCTACCTTATTGGAATCTAAAGGTACATAATTCCCATCTTCAAATTTGTAATAAACACCATCATTGGTGCTATAGTACCAACCAGCATTAGGGTCATGATAAAATCCACTACTGCACAAATGCAAACCATtacaaataaaatcaaaaaaatcatAGTTTCATGTAAAATATACAAGTTTTATAATTGAAATTCATTGATGAGAAGCATGGTTTGAAATGAAGGGAGGAAGGAACCTGGCGTGGAAATAAAGCTGCGAGTTTTCGTCCCAAACAAAGACAGAATCGCTATTTTCTGAATTTTGAGGTTCTGGGTCCATAGATTCTGTGATTCAGTTGCTGAATTACTGAATTTCGCGTTCGATTTGAATCAGCCGATACAAAATTAAAATATCAAACTATTTGATTTGAGTTGTCTCCTTAGACTCTGTTTGGTTGCAGAAGGAAGGAAAATAAGATAGACGGTTCTTGGAAGTACAAGGTTCCTCTGTTTGGTTCCACTCAAAAGGAAGAAGAAAATAATAAAGGATCTAATGAGAATGTTTTTCACATctaaaataattgaaataaaaattgTAAACTCGTTAAATAAAATTGAATACAACCCAAAGCTTAATGATATTTCATCCTCAACACATTTTTGTCTGGACCATTTCTACCGCACTAAGTTAGGCCCTCTTTCCCCTGATGAAACATCTTTGAAAGAAGATTTGTGTTTTTTGAGTTTGACCTCGATAAGGTGTCTTCTTCTGAGATGTAGAAGAGACAAATTGATACTTATTCCAGTGTGACTGAGGTCACCCGTAGAAAAAATATGTTCGAATATAGTCGtcaccgaattttatttattccaatgaatGAATAGGAAAATATagataaaacctttgaaaaaaCAGGATCGTCTCAATCATATTTGGGTTCGAAAGTCGATTACGCAAAGGAAATATATTAACACCactcacgtccgttgtactcaacgagaaccttttagttaaatttgcgattagatgttagcttatgttaattATTTTCTTCGAATAAATTAAaggaaaaagagaaaaagaaagggATCGCAAAAATGTTTTTATTAATGTTCTGACAAGGTAGCgggtcttgctcctacgtatctccgggtgcgatggagaactcaagaCATACAtagttctggatagaaaatgcttgtttgttggtcgattttagaaAAAACTATTTTGTGTTAATCGACGAAAAATATTACTTACCCCAAACAGGTGAGGAGCAGACGTTTTCATCACATTGATAATTCTATTTTGTATATTTTTGTGTCGGACTCGACTATAAGGAGTATGTTAGCACACGAGGATGATAATTGTGTCGAAAATGCCATTTATCACCTCAGTCGAGTCTTGAACGATGCATAAAATATGTATAGTCTTATAGAATAGACGTATCTTTGCTTGTATTTCTCATGTATGAAATTGAAACATTATATAAAACCAGTTGATGTGTATGTGTCTTCACATTTCGACGTTATTACAAACATGTTATCTAAACCAAATTTGCATAGTCGAATTTGAAAATGGGTCATTGCTCTGACAAAATATTCCTTAACATATGTGCCTTTAAAGGTAATGAAAGGACATGTAGTTGTCGACTTTATCGTTGATCATGCGATAGTCGAGGCGCCTCAAAATTATTTGGAGCCAGGTCCTTGAAAGATATACTTCGATGGCTCCAACCATAAAAATGGATTTGGCATTGGAATTTTGATAATTTTACCCGACAAGATTCCAACGAAGTTCAAATATAGAATTGACGACTTATGCTCAAACAATGAGGCCAAGTACGAAGCTTGGATAGCTGATCTCGAGATCTTGTTAGATTTGGAGGCAAAAAGAGTCAAAATAAGAGAAGACTTCGAATTGGTTGTTAAGCAGATAACAAAGGAATGTAGATGTATTAAGGGAAATTTGATCATGTACTCTGTTATAGCTAATCGACTAATCAAATGCTTCAATTTTATGGATATTCAACATGTTCCTCGATTGGACAATCAAAAGGAGAATGGGTTAGCACAAATTGCTTCAGGATACAAAATATCAAAAGAGAAGTTAAAGGATTTGGTTGAGGAACGAGGAAGAGTAAAATAGACGAGGTTGTCTCCTTCAGATTTAACAATGACAAAGTTGGGGTCATCTGATCCTGAAATTTTTGAAGTCTTTGCCATCAAAGTTTTAACTGATTCTAACTGGCGAAAACCAGTAGTCGAATACTTAGAGACCCTACAAGATCGACTGATCGAAAGGTTAAGTACATATCTCTGAGCTATGTTATCATAGAGAACAAATTGTTCAAGAAGACGCATGAGGGTGTTCTGCTCAAATGCCTTGGTGAGAGTAAGGCGTATTTAGTTGTGTCGAATGTTCATAGCGGAGCATGTGGTGCCTATCAAGTGGGTCACAAGATGAGATGGTTGTTGTATCGACAAGGCGTTTATTGGCATACTATGCTAAATGATTGAATCAAATTAGCTAAGGATTGTCAAGAGTGTCAAGAGCATGCAAGCATTCAACATGTCCCTACAAGCGAATTACATGCACTTGTGAATCCATGGCTATTTAGAGGTTGGGCATTGGATCGAATTGGCGAAATTCGGCCATCATCTAAAAGTCAAAAGTATATTTTGGCGGGTATTGATTATTTTACTAAGTGGATAGAAGTAATTCCCTTAGTTAATGCCGACCAAGAAGCGATAATCAAGTTTATTGATAAACATATTGTTTATAGGTTCGGAACTCCCGAGACCATTACGAATAATCAGGGATCGATATTCATTGAACGAAAGATTCCAGAGTTCGCTTCTGAGATGGGGATTAAGTTGTTGACGTGTACGCCCtattatgctcaagccaatggTCAGGTCGAGGCGGCCAACAAAATAATTATTGGGTTGGTTAAGAAACATGTGGGGGAAAAGCCAAAAAATTGGCATAAAACCTTGGATCAAGTGTTATGAGCATGTAGAACGTCTCCTAAAGAGGCGACGAATACAAATCCCTTTCGATTGACTTATGGGCATGAGGTTGTTTTACCTGTCAAAATATATTTGCAATCAATGAGAATTCAAAGGCAAAGTGAGATTTCGTCAGACCATTATTGGAATATGATGTTGGACGTAGTGGTTGTTTTGAATGAAGAAAGGTTAACAATGTTGGATGTCTCAATAAGGCAAAAAGAGAGAGTAGGTAAGGCCTACAATAAAAAGGTCAGGATAAAAACCTTCTCAGTCGGAGACTATGTTTGGAAGATTATTTTACCTATGGATCAAAGAGAAACGACTTTGGGTAAATGGTCTCCTAATTGGGAAGGTCCATTTCGAATCCTTCAAGCATTTTCAAATGATTATGATATTGTAGAATTAACATTTGATCATCGAATACTGAGAGTAAATGGAAAATACTTGAAAAATTATAAAACTATGCTACAGGAAATTCGAATAGCAATAGAATAACATACATGGATGCGAAAGCGCCACAATGGTATTCATTAAAAGTGCGAAAATGGCAAAGTCATTACAAAGATATCAAAATAACGAAAGTAAGAAAATTGAAAGTATAAGTTAAAAATGACATTTGGATTTGAACTCTTCGAGTTAGATCTTTGAAAAGTTGAGTCTTGTCGTTAATCGATCATGAGTTTCTTCCAGAGATCCGACTTCAAGGCCTAGGTTGAGAGCGatttcaacattttcatcacctTTGGTGGCCTCTGGATCAATTATTTATTGGGTAGGAAATAATTTCCCCCAGGAAAGTTCAACTTTCTGCTTTTCCAGGTTATCAATTTCTTTGGCCAATTCGAGAATCTTGGCACAATATTGTTCAACTTGTTTGTCAAGGGAAGCTTTCTTATCTATGTACTTTTGAAGTTTAGCTTCGAGCCTATCGACTTTATTCTCATATGCATCAATCACGTCCCAGGCTACAAACATAGCCTCTTTTATCTGTTGGAGTTACGTGATGTTGTTTCTTTTGAGATCGATCTCTCGACAGACTTGATCGAACAAAGTAAGCTTCAAAGTCGAACAAGAATTGGACCATAGAATCAGAGACACGGTGTTGGTTGAGCTTAGCCAATAACAATCAAATATCAATACCAAGTCGGGCGTCTCTTTCAATAGCAGTAAGAAGATCAACTTCAAAGATGTTTGCCTTTAGTTGCTGAATCAAGATATCCACTGAGTCATTGCCTGTGTCGACTAATGAAGCATCAGAAGACTGAGAAGATGTGAAACCAGTTGAGAGCTTGTAAGTTGAGtatgcgcctaagagggggggggggggggtgaattaggttctTTGAAAACTTTTTCCGGTTTTACGAAAACCTGTTCTTTCTTTTTTGGTTTGGTTATGCAACGAAACGGTAAAGTGAGGAAAATAAAGAACACCGAGACGTGTACTGGTTCCCCTCACAATCCAAGACTACTACACTCCCCTTACCATatgtaagagattttattattgTTATATCTCATGGACAAGACATCATAGTCTTTCTATACAGACtctaacaagaacatcaagaacaatcctcttggatttttcactaagtccacTAAGAGAACAATTCTCTCTTAATGACTTTCTTGTTTCCAACAGTCCTGGACAACAAGGATAACAAGAACAATATGAGTTTTTACAAGTTTTTGAAAGATTGAACAATATATCAAATTATTGATTGATCTTCTCATTTTAAGAAATCAATTCTCTTTATGACATACAAGTGCTCTAATAATGGTATGGATGAAACTTTATGAATGTATATTGAAAATTCTGTGTAGAAAATTTCACCAGAAAATTTAATCAAGAACACTTGAGAAAATTTGAAAAGATGAAGAGAAAAATTGTTTGAAATATTAGTGTGAATGAGGTGTATTCAAATTCTGAAAATATGTGGTATATATAACCCTTAGACACCTTTCTAAATGGTCATAATTCATGAATGGATGCCATGATTCAAGAACACAATTCAGAAAATGTTTCCTGAAAAAATGCATTTATTTATGCCACTGGTTCACTGGTAATCGGTTACCCAATatggtgtaatcggttacacctgaACCAATgttaaaaaatttgaaaattttcaccatgtaatcgattacccaaaaCATGGTAACCGATTACCGTCAAGGCAAAATGACCAAATGCAGTTGAAATGAATTGTAAGGCCAAATGAAAATATTTAAGAGGCCTAAATGAAACATGACATGTATGAatgatgtaacaccccgataaaatatgataattatttaatttaagttaatagtatatttattaatttaattaaataattggattattattggaatattattggaattattattattggaataataaaagttggaatcagtaaaaaggtcccatttggtaaaaagggtttttcacgtgaaagcagagaacacgtaacaattgggagaaaagagaagaaactgagaaagggagaagaagaagctagggctcaagaggagaattcacggttgttgaaggtcaaagaatcaattgccggattaactcaggtaagggggtttatcgtcgtttgatgggtattatgggttaacatgtaatgggtagtgataaaccattgatttgactctaattagatgatgaatgatgagaattgtgaaattttggatgaatgagatatgagtaTAACTGAAGAAAATTCATAGGAATTAGGTGTAATAAGGTTAGAATCGTGAAATCGAACATGTATGATCTAGGTTAGACAATATGATCGAATGCTGTGTAGAAATTGGAttgtggaaggttggatctgagaatctcgtagcaaagaaaaccatagcagatctggaaatttggtttttggtcatacgcgtatggcactaggcaatacgcgtatgagatggtctggtacgcgtattagatggcctggtacgcgtatgagatggcttgGAGGGGAAGGATCtggcgctgatacgcgccatacgcgtgtaaTACGCAtagcctgtgagtggtacgcgtatggggtgaggccatacgcgtatggatgaagaagatgatgttttaaacgtggttttgtctctgttggtacgcgtatgggagaagtggtacgcgtagcatacgcgtatgagacaggtaatacgcgtatgggcttggccaGGAATTGGACCATACGCGTATGGATAtggggcatacgcgtatgggcagaattgtgatttttctgagctgtggttgtgcagtttttggtcgttcagctgagtgatgtaatttagctgatgtatgatagagtagggatcgtttcccgttgttttgagcagtataggtattagtagagtgtgctaatactgtgatttattatttggcatgatatgatatgattctgtgataaacatgctggtgatgtatgatggtatgcataatgctgtgaatgtatctgttatgtatgcaattgtgaatggactgtctatggcttagagtgtgagcatatgtctattgtggattgttgttgatgtttgcatgctaggtgatttagcgtgtatagcatggcctttatggtggtagctaattctcatggtgaggaattagtgagtgagtattgtggattgttgttgatgtttgcatgctaggtgatttagcgtgcatagcatagcccttggggtggtagctaattcccatggtgaggaattagtgagtgagtcactaggtctcaaatgagtgggactagtgagcttggtagccgtatctggatttgatcggtgaggttgaactatatgttcacgaatagtcggtaccgcatgcatggagtctcattgcataatgtatgtatggcgtataatatgaatggatgtattccaatattatacgtgtgttttgtgttgggttgagtatgattatgattttgagttgatgttgtcgttgctgaatgtgtgatctgattagggtgatgaaatgtgttaaattacttagcattacatgatattttataatgcttattatatcgattgaggaactcacccttacaactatgtttcaggtaacgagcaatgattgagtaggagctagtgcttgaagtctagtgtagttccttagtgagtcgTGCTCTGGTATATttaacatcgggacgggatgttttaccttgtttttATTTTGGTGGTTGAATAAtcttacatgtaatgtgttacatggatttgcatgttgttagatttatatccgctgcgaattgtgcaatatcttattttgatgaataaatgagcatgacaaactattttagtgaatggtgtgaagtgtcaagtgtgacacccttaattgcatatctactctgatttatatgttgttgttttatttaaaatttggggtattttagaagggtgttacattagtggtatcagagcatagtcggtcgagtcgagtcgtaattattctgtttccccgtacgtgataggtgttgtgtaaccctatcagtacttattgttttagcttgttgggttttcagaatagaaatggctggaagaggtagagacgatgctgcgattgctgaggctctgggtatgctagctggagtacttggagggaatccgaatgttgtgggattgggagctgctcgtcaactgagtgagttccagaagaacaatcctccaatgttcaagggagcatacgatccagatggtgctcagaagtggttgaaggagatcgaaaggatcttccgagtgactgagtgtgccgataaccagaaggtcaggttcggtacgcatatgctgtcagaggaagcagatgattggtgggttgctacccgcactgagttggaagctgctgggaatgctgagatcacttgggcggtgttcagagagagattcctgaggaagtactttccagaggatgtcagaggaaagaaagagatagagttcttagaattgaagcagggcaaccagtctgttactgagtatgctgctaagttcacagagctgtcgaagtattacactccctataatgaggctactggggaattttcaaaatgtgtgaagtttgagaatgggttacgtcccgagatcaagcaggctattgggtatcagcggatcagagtgttttctgacttggttgactgttgcaggatttttgaataggataccaaggccagagcagagagctatcagcagagggttgataggaaaggcaagaatcagaatgatcgtggaaaaccgtatgcagctggcaagggtttccagagacagagtgggatgaagagacctagtgggggagactccagtgcccctgctaagtgtttcagatgtggtcaggctggacatcgtatccatgagtgtaccagtactgagaagaagtgtttcaagtgtggaaaaggtggtcacttggctgtagagtgccggttgaagactatgacttgtttcaactgtggagaagtgggtcatatcagtccacagtgtcttaagccgaagaaagagaaccagtcgggaggcaaggtctttgctttatcgggttctgagacttctgcagatgatcgtttgatccgaggtacgtgttatattaatggctttcctcttgtagctattattgacacaggtgcgactcattcctttatatctttggattgtgctgtgaaacttaaattagagatatctgagatgcatgggagtatggtgattgatactcctgcgaagggttcattgactactacttcagtttgtttaaattatcctttgagtatttttggtagagactttgggatggacctcgtgtgtcttccactagtgcagattgatgttatcctgggtatgaactggttgacgtttaaccgagtttatatcaactgttttgataagactgtgatctttcctgagattgaggaaggaaagagtttgtttctatcagcaaggcaggtgaatgaggcagtagcagatgaggcagagttgtttatgctgttagcgactttggaggctaaagataaactggtgatttgcgatctagccgtggtgtgtgattttcctgatgtgtttcctgaagaagtgaatgaattaccaccagagtgtgaagttgagttctcgattgatttggtacctggtactaggccgatatcgatggctccgtaccgtatgtctgctgttgagttaacttaattgaagagtcagctggaagatctgttggataagaaatttattcgtccgagtgtgtcaccgtggggtgcaccagtgttattggttaagaagaaagaaggtactatgaggttgtgtgtggactacaggcaactgaataaagtgacgatcaagaatcggtatcctttgccgaggattgatgatttgatggatcagttggttggtgcgagtgtgttcagcaaaatagatttgagatcggggtatcatcagatacgtgtgaaaactgaggatattcagaagactgcttttagaacaaggtatgtacattatgagtattctgtaatgccttttggtgtgactaatgcgcctggggtatttatggagtatatgaataggattttccatccgtacctagacaagtttgttgtggtgtttattgacgatattttggtgtattcgaaatctgaagaagagcatgcagagcatttgagagtggttttaggagttctacgagaaaagaagttatttgctaaactgtctaagtgtgaattttggttggaagaggttagttttcttggtcatgtgatttcaagaggtgatgttgttgttgatccttctaagatagaagcggtatctaagtgggaagctccgaagtcagtttctgagataagaagttttcttggacttgcaggttattatcggaaattcattgagggattttctaagttagcgTTACCATTGACtatgttgactagaaaggggcaagcgtttgtttgggactcaaaatgtgaagaaagtttccaagagttaaagagaaggttaactactgctcctgttctgatattaccaagtccgtcggaaccatttgaggtttactgtgatgcttcattgttgggtttgggtggtgttttgatgcagaataagcaagttgtagcttatgcttcgagacaactgaaggttcatgagaggaactatccgacacacgatttagagttggcagctgtggtatttgttctgaagttatggaggcattacttgtacgggtcaagatttgaggttttcagtgaccataaaagtttaaagtatttgtttgatcagaaagagctgaatatgagacagaggagatggttagagtttctgaaggattatgactttggtttgaattaccatccgggtaaagcaaacgtagtggctgacgcattgagtcggaaatcattgcatatgtctatgttaatggttaaggaattggatttaattgagcagtttagagatttgagtttggtgtgtgagagtactcacaatagtgttaaattgggaatgttgaagttaacgagtggtattctggatgagattagagagggtcagaaatccgatgtgtttttggttgataagttgactctagtgaatcaaggtcaaggtggtgaattcagagttgatgagaatggtgttttgaaatttggtaatcgggtgtg containing:
- the LOC127083673 gene encoding uncharacterized protein LOC127083673 isoform X5, translated to MDPEPQNSENSDSVFVWDENSQLYFHASSGFYHDPNAGWYYSTNDGVYYKFEDGNYVPLDSNKDNCEETYVCEETKSESPRQIHDINNNEDCPSFLGNEFETNQRTGTLAEEAAVVLSTMLQYVDVFVIDAPNSTNSPTCENPPPPSEWLEDTLIDLYLSGYNNIALSATDTVTLPLETDGYNSTLEANAHSNTYEVEGEWNTGLEDENGMADDKRIVDEFVAYSDMYELEEGEWIPDPEDENHIADTSTIDEGMLLDEEKWRAQYGQVIESRKDLALEFPVVDLWDWEMVRASKKDEKGRVVKLVGRLVKQSAKRHPSISSGEKKFKSAPICEVHLDLDKCIDCEILVQDMWLHYQVTILPILQKIGIFLSYRLIQIAHMYPSPVKVLRPLQMKFLQRRICLCCRVSFLHPSK
- the LOC127083673 gene encoding uncharacterized protein LOC127083673 isoform X1; this translates as MDPEPQNSENSDSVFVWDENSQLYFHASSGFYHDPNAGWYYSTNDGVYYKFEDGNYVPLDSNKDNCEETYVCEETKSESPRQIHDINNNEDCPSFLGNEFETNQRTGTLAEEAAVVLSTMLQYVDVFVIDAPNSTNSPTCENPPPPSEWLEDTLIDLYLSGYNNIALSATDTVTLPLETDGYNSTLEANAHSNTYEVEGEWNTGLEDENGMADDKRIVDEFVAYSDMYELEEGEWIPDPEDENHIADTSTIDEGMLLDEEKWRAQYGQVIESRKDLALEFPVVDLWDWEMVRASKKDEKGRVVKLVGRLVKQSAKRHPSISSGEKKFKSAPICEVHLDLVRVKTGQVYRLRNPSARYVASLSSYDSSDPTKDWDFPQLSSNTNSAHVSKSGESTPSTSNEISTEKDLPMLPSQLSASKQMKNQYRDRAAERRILHGGFGVGPGQKNLGGGFDLAPSPDASPQEAKEEALKMSFGPDSYARKLLEGMGWKEGEGLGNSTKGMVEPIQPVGNTGSAGLGWPRRDQQKDQG
- the LOC127083673 gene encoding uncharacterized protein LOC127083673 isoform X2, translated to MDPEPQNSENSDSVFVWDENSQLYFHASGFYHDPNAGWYYSTNDGVYYKFEDGNYVPLDSNKDNCEETYVCEETKSESPRQIHDINNNEDCPSFLGNEFETNQRTGTLAEEAAVVLSTMLQYVDVFVIDAPNSTNSPTCENPPPPSEWLEDTLIDLYLSGYNNIALSATDTVTLPLETDGYNSTLEANAHSNTYEVEGEWNTGLEDENGMADDKRIVDEFVAYSDMYELEEGEWIPDPEDENHIADTSTIDEGMLLDEEKWRAQYGQVIESRKDLALEFPVVDLWDWEMVRASKKDEKGRVVKLVGRLVKQSAKRHPSISSGEKKFKSAPICEVHLDLVRVKTGQVYRLRNPSARYVASLSSYDSSDPTKDWDFPQLSSNTNSAHVSKSGESTPSTSNEISTEKDLPMLPSQLSASKQMKNQYRDRAAERRILHGGFGVGPGQKNLGGGFDLAPSPDASPQEAKEEALKMSFGPDSYARKLLEGMGWKEGEGLGNSTKGMVEPIQPVGNTGSAGLGWPRRDQQKDQG
- the LOC127083673 gene encoding uncharacterized protein LOC127083673 isoform X4; protein product: MDPEPQNSENSDSVFVWDENSQLYFHARIIVKKHMCARKPNPKALGKYMTLITMRIALPFSETNLKLTNGLERWLRKLRSYVDVFVIDAPNSTNSPTCENPPPPSEWLEDTLIDLYLSGYNNIALSATDTVTLPLETDGYNSTLEANAHSNTYEVEGEWNTGLEDENGMADDKRIVDEFVAYSDMYELEEGEWIPDPEDENHIADTSTIDEGMLLDEEKWRAQYGQVIESRKDLALEFPVVDLWDWEMVRASKKDEKGRVVKLVGRLVKQSAKRHPSISSGEKKFKSAPICEVHLDLVRVKTGQVYRLRNPSARYVASLSSYDSSDPTKDWDFPQLSSNTNSAHVSKSGESTPSTSNEISTEKDLPMLPSQLSASKQMKNQYRDRAAERRILHGGFGVGPGQKNLGGGFDLAPSPDASPQEAKEEALKMSFGPDSYARKLLEGMGWKEGEGLGNSTKGMVEPIQPVGNTGSAGLGWPRRDQQKDQG
- the LOC127083673 gene encoding uncharacterized protein LOC127083673 isoform X3, whose protein sequence is MDPEPQNSENSDSVFVWDENSQLYFHASSGFYHDPNAGWYYSTNDGVYYKFEDGNYVPLDSNKDNCEETYVCEETKSESPRQIHDINNNEDCPSFLGNEFETNQRTGTLAEEAAVDAPNSTNSPTCENPPPPSEWLEDTLIDLYLSGYNNIALSATDTVTLPLETDGYNSTLEANAHSNTYEVEGEWNTGLEDENGMADDKRIVDEFVAYSDMYELEEGEWIPDPEDENHIADTSTIDEGMLLDEEKWRAQYGQVIESRKDLALEFPVVDLWDWEMVRASKKDEKGRVVKLVGRLVKQSAKRHPSISSGEKKFKSAPICEVHLDLVRVKTGQVYRLRNPSARYVASLSSYDSSDPTKDWDFPQLSSNTNSAHVSKSGESTPSTSNEISTEKDLPMLPSQLSASKQMKNQYRDRAAERRILHGGFGVGPGQKNLGGGFDLAPSPDASPQEAKEEALKMSFGPDSYARKLLEGMGWKEGEGLGNSTKGMVEPIQPVGNTGSAGLGWPRRDQQKDQG